A part of Larkinella insperata genomic DNA contains:
- the nagB gene encoding glucosamine-6-phosphate deaminase — protein sequence MISDFTQQANPRPEILSFEKVPTAIYASADAASRAVAEEIARIIRQKQSEGKPAVLGLATGSSPKKVYAELIRMHRQEGLSFRNVITFNLDEYHSLGADALQSYHRFMREQLFDHIDIDPAQCHIPDGTLPFQEIHQFCQQYEQHISDLGGLDFQLLGIGRNGHIGFNEPGSHVNSRTRLITLDQTTRADAATEFGGLANVPRKAITLGVRVILQAKRVVLLAWGEHKAAIVKQAVEGPVTETIPASYLQGHPNVQFILDEACAASLTRQKTPWLVDAVDWTPQMTKKAVTHLALTLGKPVLKLTNQDYNEHGLSDLLALHGQAYDINITVFSSLQQTITGWPGGKPNADDTNRPERANPARKRVLIFSPHPDDDIISMGGTFQRLVDQGHEVHVAYQTSGNIAVADDEAYRFIEFVADFNREFGIESEEVADILLYSHHFLKNKKPSEKDSDFVRRVKGLIRRGEAKATCRFVGIPPEQVHFLTMPFYETGLVQKKPLGEADYRIVAELIDNVQPHQIYAAGDLADPHGTHKVCLDAVFEAVRRLKDEPFMQQCWVWLYKGAWDEWDIDLIEMAVPMSPDQVMRKRFGIFKHQSQKDGVVFQGSDSREFWQRAEDRNRTTAGLYNQLGLAEYEAMEAFVRWHF from the coding sequence ATGATTTCTGATTTCACGCAACAAGCCAACCCGCGCCCCGAAATCCTGTCCTTTGAGAAGGTCCCGACGGCTATTTATGCTTCGGCCGATGCGGCTTCGCGGGCGGTAGCGGAAGAAATAGCCCGGATTATTCGCCAGAAACAAAGCGAGGGCAAACCGGCGGTTCTGGGCCTGGCGACGGGTTCGTCCCCCAAAAAAGTGTACGCTGAGCTGATTCGGATGCACCGGCAGGAGGGACTCAGTTTCCGGAACGTGATCACCTTTAACCTCGACGAGTACCACTCCCTCGGGGCGGATGCCCTGCAAAGTTACCACCGGTTTATGCGGGAGCAGTTGTTTGACCACATCGACATCGATCCGGCTCAGTGCCACATTCCCGACGGCACGCTGCCGTTTCAGGAAATTCACCAGTTTTGCCAGCAGTACGAGCAGCACATCAGCGACCTGGGCGGGTTGGATTTTCAGTTGCTGGGCATCGGGCGGAACGGGCACATCGGTTTCAACGAACCCGGTTCGCACGTCAACTCCCGGACCCGGCTGATTACGCTGGACCAGACCACCCGCGCCGATGCTGCCACGGAATTTGGTGGCCTGGCAAACGTGCCCCGGAAAGCCATTACGCTGGGCGTCAGGGTGATCCTACAGGCAAAGCGCGTGGTGTTGCTGGCCTGGGGTGAACACAAAGCCGCCATTGTAAAGCAGGCCGTGGAAGGGCCCGTCACCGAAACCATTCCCGCGTCGTATTTGCAGGGGCACCCCAACGTGCAGTTTATTCTGGACGAAGCCTGTGCCGCCAGCCTGACCCGGCAGAAAACGCCCTGGCTGGTTGACGCCGTTGACTGGACGCCCCAGATGACCAAAAAAGCCGTTACCCACCTGGCGCTGACACTCGGTAAACCCGTCCTGAAACTGACGAATCAGGACTACAACGAACACGGTTTGAGCGATTTGCTGGCGCTGCACGGACAGGCGTACGACATCAACATCACGGTGTTTAGCAGCCTGCAACAAACCATCACGGGCTGGCCGGGCGGCAAACCGAACGCCGACGATACCAACCGACCCGAACGCGCCAACCCCGCCCGCAAACGCGTCCTGATTTTCAGCCCACATCCCGACGACGACATCATTTCGATGGGCGGCACGTTTCAGCGGCTGGTCGATCAGGGGCACGAAGTTCACGTAGCGTACCAGACTTCCGGCAACATCGCCGTGGCCGATGACGAAGCTTACCGGTTCATCGAATTTGTGGCTGATTTCAACCGGGAGTTCGGCATCGAGTCGGAGGAAGTCGCTGATATTCTGCTGTATTCACACCATTTTTTGAAAAACAAAAAGCCGTCCGAGAAAGACTCGGATTTTGTCCGGCGCGTCAAAGGGCTGATTCGGCGCGGGGAAGCCAAGGCCACCTGCCGGTTTGTGGGCATTCCGCCGGAGCAGGTCCATTTTCTGACCATGCCGTTCTACGAAACCGGTCTGGTACAGAAAAAACCGCTGGGCGAAGCCGACTACCGGATTGTGGCCGAATTGATTGACAACGTTCAGCCGCACCAGATTTACGCGGCTGGGGATCTGGCCGATCCACACGGAACCCACAAGGTTTGTCTGGATGCCGTCTTTGAAGCCGTCCGCCGGTTAAAAGACGAGCCGTTTATGCAGCAGTGTTGGGTCTGGCTTTACAAGGGCGCCTGGGACGAGTGGGACATTGACCTCATCGAGATGGCCGTTCCGATGTCGCCGGATCAGGTGATGCGCAAGCGGTTCGGAATTTTTAAGCACCAGTCCCAGAAGGACGGTGTGGTGTTCCAGGGCAGCGATTCGCGCGAATTCTGGCAGCGGGCCGAAGACCG